The genomic segment TGGATGACAAGAGAGACAGGACATGTGTGGAGGGTTTCTGGAAAAGGTTTTCTTGCTGAGAAAGACCCACAGGAAGAGAGGGTCTCCTCTTCTGTGGGACATCATTGTGTCTGCCTGTGATACCCGCACCTGTGGCACACACCTGGTAGCCATGAGGTCAGCCAGCCAGAGAACACGGCCGATAGCATAAAATAAGGTGGCACAGAAGAGTGGAATGAGCCTGGCCCTGTGATGCCATCCCTGAAATGCCAACCTGACCAACCTGGAACTCACTTGCCTTGGGATTTCTCATTAAACGAAACAATAAAATTCCTCATTATTAAGCTAGGCTAGTTTGGCTttgttttggctttgtttttagagacagggtcttgctatgttgcccagactggaccgaactcctggcttcaagagatcTGTCTCTTGTCCCTTAGGTCTACCCCCAGCCCTTTCTTTTCCCAAAGCCATTATACCTCAAAATAAGTGATACCTGGTTTCTGGAGGAAGTTCCACACATAACATCCTTCTACACGGAGTCTGAATCTGAGATCTAAGAGGAGCTGGGAATAAAGAGTAACTGTATTGTGGAAATTGAATCTTTCTACTTCTAAGGCTACTCTACATTTGGCCAAAAAAAGGCACTTTATAAAGCACAAGCACAGGAAGTCCTAAAAAGAAGGCCTGTGTGTGATGGAGAAGTCCGTGACAGGAAGCATCTGAGCACTTACTATTAAAATTCTATTCCCAACTCATTCACTAACATTACCTGAGGCTATTTATAAAGTGACATAAAACTTCTGCCTCAACACCACTGCTGAGGCACTAATTAACGTAAGATCATCCCAGTGCTGGCCTTGTTGCCAGGACTGAACTACCATCTGCAGAAATTCAAcattaagaggaagaaaaaaatgacatgtaCACCAATATATATCCACAGTCCTGAGAGGTATGTTAAACAGAACTGCTTCCCcgtcttcctcctttctctcactCTTTTAAAGAGGGCACcgggaagagaaaagaaacactttTATATCTACTCTGTACCAATTATCATCAGGTGCTTCCTCTTACACCCAACAAAGGGAAACAAGCTCACATGATGGCTGGAAAGTGCTTGTACTGCTGAGCCAGAAGAGGTGTGAGTAGACCTGAACCATTACTCCATCTTTTAGGAAACAAGTCACAAAGTCACTCAAATGATGCACCTTAGACATACCGTCTGGGCCCAAAGAGCTTCCCCCCTAAGGTTTACCTCCCTGAGCCCAGCATACCTTTGTTGTGTCTGAATGCTTGTTCTGCAGTTGTTCCAAATACAGCTCGTTGACCTCCCCAAGAACCAACAGCTGCCTGTTCAAGAATTCCATCTGCTGCTGGACTGACTCACTATTTGAGAGCTAACCAAAAAACATACAGAAGCAGAGTAAAAACTCTAATACTGGCACACGGACATTAAACAGGGAGCCAGCTAAGAGCATAATATTTCAATGCAGGGGCAGAATAAACAACTCCCATAGTTTTAAATTCCCTTACATAATGCAGGTGGGGAGGACGGCACCCAGTGGCTATTAACAACAGACAGAAATGTACTTTAAAACTGTGCCCTGCAAAGGGGAAGAAGCACAAATACACTACATCAAAACTGACTCCCACAGGATACCTGGAGAAGATGGATAGGTATATATGACCACCAAAGCAGGAACGTTAGGTCCAGTGGGATAAAGCCCCAGGGAAAACTCACCCGTTCTTGAGTAAATGATGTATAGAGTGTACAGTGAATCTCAAAGGAGAACTCACAGCTCAAAAACCcgaaaaaatttttatatttatataaacaaggTATGGAGAAAGAGTTCCATGGGATGTATTAACACAGAGACTATGGCTTCGGCTGGATATGTCTTTGTTGTCGGGGGCTGTCTATGCATGGCAGGATATTTGGCAGCACCCCTGGCCCCtacacccactagatgccaatagcaccaAAAACATCAGTCTAGAATGTCTCTAGACGTTGCCAAGTGTCctcggggtggggatggggatcaCTCCCTGTTAGTGTTAGGAACACCTGACACAGACATGCAAGTAATGTGTTTGTCCTGTCTGAAGGAAGAATGTCAGTGCATGGTGTCTGAACAGATATAGGTCTGCCCGTTTCTTACCTTCTGAGATACCTGACTGAGCTGCAGCTCAGTGTGACACACCTTGTTGTTGGCCTTCTTCAATTCTATCCGCAGCTCCGCAATCATGTTCCTGCAGTCCTCCAGCTTTGTCTACCCAAAGAGATGTGGACGTGAAGTCACAGCAGCACTGACAGGACAGACCATGAGCCTGCTGGCCTTTGGTCCACAGAGAATGGGGAATGCCTAGTTCTCAACTGCTCTACTATTCTTGGGCCATCGGGATTgactttttagttttaaaaagttaagttatGATGGATTTATGAGTTCCTTACTGTTTAGCAAAAGACCTTAGATGCTCAGCTCCCAAACTGTGCACCAAAGAGCCTTGGGGCTATGCAGCAAATTCACAGGGATGCagtgagattttaaatttttgaggaaaacaGCGACACCTGTTGGACACCCTGTGAACTACTAACTTGCTGGAGTTGCCCGTTCAGTATTAGCTGATGTTGTGTGCCCGTGGATGATGTTGTGTCATATCTTTGTGCAGCTGTGATAAAAAGCACCACAAGAAAACCAAcatgaaatcaaggtgtcactGTCCACTCTGATTTCAAGGTCTGAGACTCTGTGCCGTGCCCAACAGGTACACAGGTGGCATTAGTAAttgcagttattttaaaaagaaatttaaaaaatttttaaatttatgtgtatTATTTCCAAACAGTTACGAAGTTGTTAGGACATGAATATCCACTGAATTATTCAGATATACTTAATGACTAGAAAGATTGGAGCTATGAACCAAGAAAGTTGGGGAACCCCTACCCTAAATAAGATTTATCTGACAGAAAATATACCTGGATGATTTCAGAGAGAAAAGTACCAACCTTAATTAAGCTGAGCACGGTGATCACGCTGAAGGAAACActtctgccctcctccccactgcGTCCCTGCCTTCTCTTGGTTGACCCTGCCTGGAGTCAACTAGGCAGTTCATACCTGCAATTCCTGGCTCTGGTTGTAGAATTCTTCTCGGTCATGCTGCAGCTGTCGGATCTGGCTGTGGAGCTGTGTTACCACAGTGTCACGCTGCTCCTGAAGCTGACTGTATCTGGCTTGTTCTTTCTGCAGACTAACCTTCCACATCTGGATGTCTTTCTCTTGTAACTTCAACTGATCTTTCTAGCAGAGACCAGAAATGCCATCATTTTAGCTGCCTTCCAACAGGGGAAGTCATGCTTAAGTTTAACACACACTGCAAACATTTCTTCATCTAAACCGTCATAAGCTACCCTGGAACTATAACTACAGACCCAAAATATGACAGCTCACTACTGTCTTACGTGGCTTGAGGTCAAGATTTCCCAAATTTCACATTAACAAATGGATCATAAGTTGCTTAAAGAGCCTTTCTCAGAGATCAACttgcttataatattttcaaaagtccTAACCACCAAACACTAAGCAGATGCTTACTGACCTGATTCTTTTAACCATCACAACTTAAAAAGTAGGTGctgctattattatctccattttatacaaTGGGTAACAGGCTTCAAGAGACCAAATGACTTTTCTAAGGTAACGACCAGTGGAGCCAATATTCAAACTCCAGGTCTGACTGGCTTCACACATGCTATACCAGACATGCTTAAGTTTCACGTGGAGAAATAATCTTTTGACCCTTTTATCATCATACCCAATTATaagcaaacaaacatacaaaaaagtcaCTCATCCCCATGGTTTCTGAGAGCTACAAGGGCATTCCAAGACCTTGCCATTCGTATCTTAATCTCAGAGACTCAATGGCCTGCCCCGAGCCATATCTGTGTGCAGAGCTGGGACCAGGAACTGACCTCACAGGCTGCTACTCTTTACAAGCTGTCATGCTGACCCAAAcgaaagaaaaaatgaagtccGCCTCCCCCCAGGCCTCACCATAGCAGCATTATGTTCCTCCAGAGCTGCTGCTTTGATCACCTTGCGGAGGAGCCGCCTATTCCGAAGAGCATGCTGCTGCCTCTTAAAACGCTCATAGAGTAACTGGTTGTGCAGTAAAAGCAACTGGTCTCGGAGGGTACGGATCTCATCTGAGGGGGGAGAGCCTGATTTTAAAGCAGAGGGAGGGTAGCAGAAATGCCTTTTACATATCGTGCAATcaagccccccacacacacgtgtTCTTTAGCTTaacaaacacaattttttaaaaaacaaatcaccacTCACTTTGCAAATGACCACTTAGTTTCCAGCAATAGTCATTCCTTGGGGGGTAGGCTGGGGGGAATATTTACTACTTGTCTCCCTTTTAAAGGAATGCAAAGGGTTTTATCACGTGGGATGACTCTCtgagagctttatttttttccccacaaacctGGATCATACATTTCAGACTCCCTTTCTATTTCCCAAGGCCCTTCCCTCACTGGCATGTTCTCCCCCAAGACGACTCTCCAGTACCATTCACTTCATTTGGGCCTTCCTAGGGAAGCCTGGCGTGGAGTCTGCGCTTTTTGCACATCTACCGTCAAGCACCCGGTActtgccactttttaaaaattagaaacgcTGACTTTGCAATACTTGAGATCCTTCAGCCGAGCAGATAAGCTGGCTGGTGCAGCAGCCAAGGGGAGATCTGTTTCCTACAGGGCATCTCCTTCAAGGGCAGAAAAGGCAACGAGCAAGCAGAACCATACGGGCTGGATTTGGAGCTAAAGTAGCAACTTTACCTCCAAAGTGGGTCCAGTCGACAGACTTGCTGGGTAAAGACAACCTAGGAAGAAAGTTTTTGAGTAATAAAGTTACCGATCTTACCTAGAAAAAAAACTTATCTGGACTTTTATTTGCAGCAAGGTTAGACCATTTCCTTGTGGTCAATATCTGCAATGGCATAAGAGCTTCAGACTCCAAATCCACATGGAGTTAGAGAAGCCCTCCCGTGGATGGCATGAGCCGGCGGCCGGGGCGTGAGACCACGTCTCCACAGTGGGGAGGCCCCAGAGAGCAGCTGAGTGGGAAAACACACTGACAGCTGCTCTCAACCCTCTGCTGAGACACACAGGGAGTGGCTCTCTATTGAGAAGCTACTGTCACCAAGTTTAAGGAAAAAGTCGGTAATTTACCTCAGACTGTatcaaatctcattttaaaaaaggaagtttaAATATTACAATCTCTGTCAAATTCCACCTTAACTATTATACAGAAGAAAAACTAACATTCCCAAGCACCTGTTTTGAAATGGCACCTATTTTTAAACTCTGGACTAGTTCCCTCATCCCTTCCCTGGATATACTTTGAAAAGGGTCACAAAAGGACTGAAAACAGTGTCTCAGATTTCCTTCTAAGGAACCTTGTGTGCTTCTGAGGGGGGCTGTTGGACCACTTCAACTTGCATAAAATGCTGATGATTTTATCTTCTACCTAATCAAATAAGATACCAAATAGAAAGTAATAATAATCTACAACCAGACAGGGAAACACTGTGacaaatatattctttgaaataCCCTAACATTATTTTTAGCCTACAACGCTCAGAGCAACACTGAAAGCATTTGAGTGTCCTCATGGAACagtctatattaaaaaaagactCATTTTGAAATAGACCACTATCCTAAGGAATTATCCCAATTTAATGTGCCTATGTAGAGAATACATGTGGCCACATATATGAAAAGGCAATAGACTAGAAGGACACCTGACACAACAGAACAGAACTTGGTGCCTTTGGGTGAGAGCATGAAGACCCATTCTTATTTCCACCCTTAtgctttcttttataataaaatgggatgtttaaacacaaagaaaagggcTCAAGTCCCTTACTTGTTAAGTTCCTTGCTGTGTGCGTCTGCTCCCTGCTGTATCAGTCTATCCAGTACTTCCATTGGGGAGGTAGAGGGCAGAAAGTCTTCCTCtgtgtttccttttgctttctttaacagttcctcagtcttctTGCTGACAAAGTGATAGGCAGTCTTTGGCAATGCCACCTCAAAAAGATGATCGTAAGGGGGAGGCTGCCCACTTCCAAAGCCCACTCCCCTTTGAGGTGGAATTTTACAAGGGCTGGGAGTGAGGATATTGGTCTCCAAGGAAGTCTGGCGTTCCCTGTCCCCGGCAGGGCTTTCGTCAGCACTGCCACAAGGTAGGTCTATGGGGGTGAAGGCTTGCTTTGGTGTGTCAGGCCCGAGCTTGTCCAGGGAGGAGTGTAAAGGCTCAGGGTTCATGCTGGCGCCCTGAGCACTGGAGGCTGCTGAATGGGTCTTCCGCTGAGAACCCGGGAGACTGTCTCGGTAGAAGGGAGAGTCAAAGCCTCCTCGAGGAACCACAGGTTCGGCCTCTGCTGTAGTGATCTCGGAGAGTTCTTTAGATATTGCagctgagaggaggaagggaaacaaGAGAAAGCCCAGTAAATATGGGAAAGGCCAGGCAGTTTGGGTTGTGCGCTGCCACGTGCCAGCGCCACCCAGAGGGGGATAAAAAGTGGCATCCCTTTACCTGACATAGGTCCTATGCTAAAACACCCATCTGTTTCCCCCAAGAAAAGGCAAGCAAGCTTGTGAGCAGTGACAGGAAATCCCAGTTGTGTGGGAAAAGCAGGGTCATGTTTCGCCTCACAGCAACCCCACATGCGTTACcttcttctttatctttctcaATGCTATCTTCTTCAGAGGCCAGGTCACCTAGAAACCCGGGAAGGTCACTCAGAGTGACAGAACCTTTGCTGCCGAGTGGCTCTTctaaagagaaacaaagacaaCTGAAGTCAAAGAAATACAATGTTTGCTCACATGGTAACAGAGTATGTCCATAATAATTCTTCCTGCTGAACAGAGAAGGCTGGAAGTGGCTATCTCCTCAGGCTACTATAAAAGGCTAAGATGTAATAAGTAATATAAtcccatagaaaataaaattctcagttCTTAATGTttctaagaacaaataaaaacacatagtTTGACCAGGTCAAAATACTTACAGGTACCTCACTGCAATAACTTAAAAGCActtttttcatgttattatttGGTTGGCTTTTAGAATTCACTACTTGTTTCACTATCTCTGGGCTTCAGTGTTTCATGGTATTCCAGAATTTCCTTGTTTCCacttaactttgtttttaaatacacataACCCAATTAGAAGAGACAAGCAAGGCCTATCAGGACCCAAAGATTTTACCTAATCCTCTGTCATTTGGAAGATGGTGCTGTCTGTGTAGACATGGCCTTGCAGAATCTGTTCTCTCTTCCTGAAAAGATAAGTACCATTTATATCTCAAGGCAAAAAATTTTGTACATGTTCTCTAGCATATTGTAAAGAATTTAAAGGTTAgcccagtgattctcaaactatTTGGTCTCAGGATGTCTTCTTAAATGATTGAGAATCCCAAGAGCTTTTGTTTACGTGGTTATATCTACCgattactgtattagaaattaaaactgagagatttaaaaagcatttattaattctcttaaaaataacaaGCCCATTACATGTCAATGTAAATAAcgtatttttatgaaaaatatctatattttccaaaacaaaaataaacttactGAGAAGAGTGGAACTATTTTACACTTTTGCAGTCTCTTTAATACCTAGCTTAATGAAAGACAGCTGAATTCTCATATTTACTTCTATATTCAATTTGTTGCAACATGTTATTTTCACTGAAGTATATGAGGAAAATCTGGGGCCCCATAGATATGTAGTTGTAAAAAGTAAACATATGTGAACagacttttcaaataattataaataatcatCTTTGATATTACACCAAAACTTGActagtggtagtttcttaaaagttatttacaaagtggaatctgaaaccatataAATTAACTTTTCATACTGTGTTAAAATCCACTGGCCTACCTTATACTTTGAATACACTTTTTACCTATGCATAATTCTGTAACATCATACATTGGACATTTAGAAAACACTGCTTCACCAAGTTATttagatcttccaaatgttgaaaTACTTCATTATACAatatcaaaaaaatcaaattattaaccAAGCTTCTCAATCTCATCATAAAAGTCTTGGAGAAACTATCAACTTCATAATGGCGGATATTAGTTTTTTAGTATGCTAATTCTCAACTGAAAGTTGAATTTTTTGGCAACAAACACTGTCAATTGTTTATCTTGAGTGACAGACTTGGTTCATCATTTAAGAAATTGCCTGCCAAGTATCCAAGTCTGAATAATCAGTTTGTAAGTCATTCCCTTGTTCTATCAAATAAAACTGGTGCCCCATGAGAAAACGGTAGTTCAGTTCTTAATACAAATAATCACACGAGGACCTGAGATTACCATCATACTTTAAGTACGCAGTAAATGTGCTTCATGTgtacctattaatattttgtcactaagaatattaaatatacatgCTCTCAAGGgccaagatttaataaaattatttttactgccTAATAAAGAATACtcatgggctgggcgcggtggctcacacctgtaatcctagcactctgggaggccaaggcgggcggatcgttggagctcagcagttcgagaccagcctgagcaagagcgagaccccatctctactaaaaatagaaagaaatcatatggacagctaaaagtatatatatagaaaaaattagccgggcatggtggtgcatgcctgtagtcccagctactcgggaggctgagacaggaggatcccttgagctcaggagtttgaggttgctgtgagctaggctgacgccacggcactcactctagcctgggcaacagagtgagactctgtctcaaaaaaaagaatattcataagtttttaattattttttcttttttaaaactgaacgAACATGTCAAGGAAGAATGCAATGCCTACTAGTATAGCTCGGTGCCTGCCTTGATTCAAGCTAAGGTGCCACCATTTTATATGCCACTGTCTTTGTATGATCAGCACAAACTCCAGTGGAGTGGGAAAGCAGCTTTGTGTGAATATGAGAATAGGTCTCATCCATTGGATTCTCTAAAAGGGTTTTTTGGACCGCAGGGGTCAGCAGATCACACCTTGAAAGCTGCTATATAGTCTATTTtcaattattctgaaataaatccaTCATGTTTTAGGTCAGAATTTTATCTATTTGGCTCAATTAGGCTTCCCAAAACGAGGCTTGAAGCAAGCCACTGCGCTGGGCAGTTGCACTCACTTTCCTGGGGGGTGTGGCTGCGGCCTGCGGGAGTGAAATGTGCACGTAGTCATCGGCATGGCAgagtggggctggaggaggagaagTTGCTGGCGTTCCCAGAGGAGTTCCTTTTCCACCTACTCAGAGCCAAGGGCAGAATATATATGAACATTGACCCCAACTATTACAAAAATTGCCAGTTCTTTTTCAGCCTAATGTACTACATATAAAGCTGCTAGAGTTAATTTTCTGGGAATCTatatgagtcttttttttttttttaggctactTTATACATTCTGAAAGCCCCAGAGGTTTGTAATAGGTGTCAAGAACAGATTGACAACTACAAGTAGTCCCCAAACTCACTATTAGATCTAAGAGACAGCTCCTATCATCAAAGGCAGCTCCAAACCAACCAAACACAACCTAAGACATACATACCAGTTGTACCAAAGACTTTACTGTAAGGGTGTGACAAATCAGGTGGGACATTTCCAGGAGAAGTTGGAGGAGTGGTCATACCACAAACCATAGATGGGCTCCAAAGAGTAGCCTGGGAAGTTAATAAAGTACATCAGCAATGGCAAGTGAATACTAAGTCATCCACAAGGTTCATATGCATGGTCAATGTTCAATTTAAATTTAGCATTTTCAACTTGAAAAAGGCATCTTATTAAAGCTTTATCAAGAGACAAGTTGCATTTTATAAATCAAGACTTTAAGATGCACCCGAGACAACACTAACTTTCTTTGCTACTATCACAGATTCTTAAAAGTGACTGCTGAAATGAGCACTGTGAAATTTTCCCAACCATGTACTTGACCCAAATAGTCAGCTTCACCAGAAAGTAAAGGAGAGAGCAGGCACACTATTTGACACTATACTTGTGGCGGCTCAGTTATCAGCCGTGTTGACGGGGAACTCAGAGTCTGAGGTAGCTGCCCTGGCGTATTTAACAACGTCAGCCGAGAAGTGGAGGAAGGGGTAGAAGTAGCACTCCCtaaaatgaaagggaagaaaCACAGGGGTTAGTGTGTGTGGTTTTAGACTATTCTGATAAAAAATGAAGGTCCTCTAGATCATTCAATAATATTCAATTCTCTATAAAGAAACCTGAAGGACTTCCTGATATCCTTGGggaaaaacatcatttaaaagtttctttaaatGCTCTTTGGACATAAAGCTCAATAAGGTTTGATGTCTAGGTAAGCCCCAGAATAACTTGAAAAGCACAATATGGATGACAGCTTCAGTGGGTGCAACCTACAGATAAAGCCTAGATTTTTATATGAATCCAATTCTAAATTGTCCAGACTAATTTAAGCTGTGTCAGTGCCACAGCCCAGAAGGCCTCATTCCAAGTGTCTGAAGAGTAGAAAGCGTCCCTTATGAGGAAGGGCCTAGACATCAAATACTTAAACCCATTTTCTTTGTTAAGTGTTGAAGACATATCACCAAATCTGTTGGCATACTATCAGGTAGGAGATCAAGCACATCTAAGTTAAACTTGAAGGAGAAATTAATTAGAagaaaatgggccgggcgcggtggctcacgcctgtaatcctagcactctgggaggccgaggtgggcggatcatttgagctcaggagttcgagaccagcctgagcaagagcgagaccccatctctactaaaaatagaaagaaattatatggacagctaaaaaaaaatatatatagaaaaaattagccgggcatggtggtgcatgcctgtagtcccagctactcgggaggctgagacaggaggatcgcttgagctcaggagtttgaggttgctgtgagctaggctgacgccacggcactcactctagcctgggcaacagagtgagactctgtctcaaaaaaaaaaaaaaaaaaaaaaaaagaagaaaatggagacaaaccccgcaaatttaaaatattaggggAAAAGTTCCTAGGAGCTGAACTAAGTCTTActctaagaaaagaaagtaaCATCAACAAAGATAAACAATGCTTTCCAGAGACAAAATTGTAAAACAGATAAGTACCAAAGTCACTTTTTACCATAGCTATTCTGTGTGTCAACATAAGGGCTGGCGGTGACATCAGCTGAACGATGAGGAAAGCGGGCTGAGATTTGGTGAGACACAGAATAGCCATCTTCATACGAGGCTTCTGTAGGGTCCAGAGAGATTTTGGCACACTCTATTACAACATCATGTGTTTCTAATCTCTTCCACCTGTAAAAGGCAATCAAAgtcaagaaatgcaaattgtaATCCACTCAATTAATTCAATTAAATACTTGAGAGTGTCAACTCAGTGCCAGCTACGGAACTATGACAGCAAAGAACAAGGAAGAACCATGCCAGCTCAAGTATGAAACAGCAACAGCATATGAATTTTTCAAATCCATACTCTCCCTATTTAAAATGATCATATCACATTAATAGAAActaatttgaaacaaaaatctcATCAAGAAAAGACTAGGCATAGCCTAAAAATAGAACATAAACTATGCAGAGAAGCCACCAGAGGAAAATCTCCTCTGGAGCAACGGTAATCAGAGATCAGGGAGGCCTGGAAACTACCAATCAGCTAAGAGTTATGGCCAACTTACACTGTTCTATCAAAGCCTCAAGATTCAAACCCGCCCCTAGTGCAGAAATACAGTACAGAAAGATAAactagaaaagatattttaaagattgtCTAAAGATTCTTGTTATATGATCCATAGTTCCACTTCTAAGAATCTATCCTACAGAAATAGACATACATCAagatgtacaaaaatgttcagcACAATACAGCTtgtaataaaaagagaagaaataacccAAAGTCAAACCAAAGGGATatattctatagaaaaaaatagtatcaCACCACCATGATAAAGCATGTGTTCAGCAGGTCAATGGTTGCCAGGAATGGGGGAGGAGACTGACCACAAAGGCCATGATGGAACCTTTTGGGACCATGGACTTGTTCTTTATATGATaaagggaggccgaggtgggatgattgcttgaggtcaggagtttgagaccagcctgagcaacaaaaaAAGACCccccacaaaaaacagaaaaattagccaggtaagGCAgtgcacacctacagtcccagctactcaggaggctgaggcaggaggatcactctagcccaggagacagggccttatctcaaaaaaaaaaaaaaaaaaattaacagaacatttaaaatatgaatgccTACTCAAgtataaactttctttcttttggacaATATAACTTCACTAAATGTGTTTCTAAGTGGTAAATTCCAGGAGAGATTTTCATTTTCCGTTCCAAAGTTTACAGAGAACAGCACAGCAACACTAAGGACACTCCATGAGTTTACCCTAACAAGACGTTGATCCCACACAACTGCTCGAGAATGCTCATTACATCTTAGATGCTGAAAATGTGGTATTAGATACAGAAATGAAGGCACCAAAGGTGTAGAGAGCACACAAGGTAGCTTCCCTCGGGCAAGCCTTTCGATTTCAGGGTTACATCTTCACTCACTCCCCAGTTCGTTACCTGTGGTACAAGGTTACTGGGGGCAGACTCCTCTTTACACACTCTCAGCGTGACTGGACAGTGACTGAATGAGAGCCAGAGTCGAGGTACTTATGTACACATAAGATTGggtttagaaaattataataaagtagaaattagaaaattataataaagtagaaatacagttaaatgttctattttaatcAAAGTAATTGTATGTACTTATAAAATTTCCTTGACTCTTAAATGGACTTTTCATATTATTATCTATGAAACTGTGaatttatttggtattttttctcagatgtacataaaatataaatacatccAATAGCAtcttagattcaatgaaatagagtagtttatttatttatttttttttgagacagagtctcactctgttgcccaggctaga from the Eulemur rufifrons isolate Redbay chromosome 7, OSU_ERuf_1, whole genome shotgun sequence genome contains:
- the TSC1 gene encoding hamartin isoform X2, with product MAQQANVGELLSMLDSPVLGVRDDVTAAFKENLSSDRGPMLVNTLVDYYLETNSQPVLHILTTLQEPHDKHLLDKINEYVGKAATRLSILSLLGHVIRLQPSWKHKLSQAPLLPSLLKCLKMDTDVVVLTTGVLVLITMLPMIPQSGKQHLLDFFDIFGRLSSWCLKKPGHVAEVYLVHLHASVYALFHRLYGMYPCNFVSFLRSHYSMKENLETFEEVVKPMMEHVRIHPELVTGSKDHELDPRRWKRLETHDVVIECAKISLDPTEASYEDGYSVSHQISARFPHRSADVTASPYVDTQNSYGSATSTPSSTSRLTLLNTPGQLPQTLSSPSTRLITEPPQATLWSPSMVCGMTTPPTSPGNVPPDLSHPYSKVFGTTGGKGTPLGTPATSPPPAPLCHADDYVHISLPQAAATPPRKEERTDSARPCLHRQHHLPNDRGLEEPLGSKGSVTLSDLPGFLGDLASEEDSIEKDKEEAAISKELSEITTAEAEPVVPRGGFDSPFYRDSLPGSQRKTHSAASSAQGASMNPEPLHSSLDKLGPDTPKQAFTPIDLPCGSADESPAGDRERQTSLETNILTPSPCKIPPQRGVGFGSGQPPPYDHLFEVALPKTAYHFVSKKTEELLKKAKGNTEEDFLPSTSPMEVLDRLIQQGADAHSKELNKLSLPSKSVDWTHFGGSPPSDEIRTLRDQLLLLHNQLLYERFKRQQHALRNRRLLRKVIKAAALEEHNAAMKDQLKLQEKDIQMWKVSLQKEQARYSQLQEQRDTVVTQLHSQIRQLQHDREEFYNQSQELQTKLEDCRNMIAELRIELKKANNKVCHTELQLSQVSQKLSNSESVQQQMEFLNRQLLVLGEVNELYLEQLQNKHSDTTKEVEMMKAAYRKELEKNRSHVLQQNQRLDTSQKRILELESHLAKKDHLLLEQKKYLEDVKLQARGQLHAAESRYEAQKRITQVFELEILDLYGRLEKDGLLKKLEEEKTEAAEAAEERLDCCDDGCPDSVVGHNEEASGHNGETKTPRPGSTRGSSGSRGGGGSSSSSELSTPEKPPNQRAGPFSSRWETAMGESSGSIPTTVGSLPSSKSFLGMKARELFRNKSESQCDEDGVTISSLSETLKTELGKDSGVEAKTPLNLDGPHPVPPTADSVGQLRIMDYNETHHEHS
- the TSC1 gene encoding hamartin isoform X4; the encoded protein is MAQQANVGELLSMLDSPVLGVRDDVTAAFKENLSSDRGPMLVNTLVDYYLETNSQPVLHILTTLQEPHDKHLLDKINEYVGKAATRLSILSLLGHVIRLQPSWKHKLSQAPLLPSLLKCLKMDTDVVVLTTGVLVLITMLPMIPQSGKQHLLDFFDIFGRLSSWCLKKPGHVAEVYLVHLHASVYALFHRLYGMYPCNFVSFLRSHYSMKENLETFEEVVKPMMEHVRIHPELVTGSKDHELDPRRWKRLETHDVVIECAKISLDPTEASYEDGYSVSHQISARFPHRSADVTASPYVDTQNSYGSATSTPSSTSRLTLLNTPGQLPQTLSSPSTRLITEPPQATLWSPSMVCGMTTPPTSPGNVPPDLSHPYSKVFGTTGGKGTPLGTPATSPPPAPLCHADDYVHISLPQAAATPPRKEERTDSARPCLHRQHHLPNDRGLEEPLGSKGSVTLSDLPGFLGDLASEEDSIEKDKEEAAISKELSEITTAEAEPVVPRGGFDSPFYRDSLPGSQRKTHSAASSAQGASMNPEPLHSSLDKLGPDTPKQAFTPIDLPCGSADESPAGDRERQTSLETNILTPSPCKIPPQRGVGFGSGQPPPYDHLFEVALPKTAYHFVSKKTEELLKKAKGNTEEDFLPSTSPMEVLDRLIQQGADAHSKELNKLSLPSKSVDWTHFGDEIRTLRDQLLLLHNQLLYERFKRQQHALRNRRLLRKVIKAAALEEHNAAMKDQLKLQEKDIQMWKVSLQKEQARYSQLQEQRDTVVTQLHSQIRQLQHDREEFYNQSQELQTKLEDCRNMIAELRIELKKANNKVCHTELQLSQVSQKLSNSESVQQQMEFLNRQLLVLGEVNELYLEQLQNKHSDTTKEVEMMKAAYRKELEKNRSHVLQQNQRLDTSQKRILELESHLAKKDHLLLEQKKYLEDVKLQARGQLHAAESRYEAQKRITQVFELEILDLYGRLEKDGLLKKLEEEKTEAAEAAEERLDCCDDGCPDSVVGHNEEASGHNGETKTPRPGSTRGSSGSRGGGGSSSSSELSTPEKPPNQRAGPFSSRWETAMGESSGSIPTTVGSLPSSKSFLGMKARELFRNKSESQCDEDGVTISSLSETLKTELGKDSGVEAKTPLNLDGPHPVPPTADSVGQLRIMDYNETHHEHS